One Ilumatobacter coccineus YM16-304 genomic window, GCTTCGCCCACACGGTCCCACGACCCCAGCAACGATGGGTCCTGGAGGACGCCGGAACCGTGCGCGTTGGTGATGGCGAGCGCCGACTTCTCGTCGGCGAGCAACACCGCCGGGATACCCGCCGACCCGTAGGTGTTGGTTTCGAGCGGATCGAGCTGACGGTCGGCGATCTGACGGTGCAGGACGTCGACGCGTTCGAGACCGCCGAGTGTCTGGAGCCAGAGGCAGTGGTCGCGCACCACCAGGTCGGGTCCTTCGACCACGTTGAAGCCGAGTTGCGTCGCCATGTACGCGTGCTCGACGTACGCCGGGTGATCGATGCCACTCGTCAGCATCACGACCCGCGGACCGACCACGTCGGTGGTGTCGATCAGCGCCTTGCGCAGCCAGTGCAGCGATGGTTCCAACGATCGCACCGGCTCGGCGGGCACGTCGGCGACCTGCTCGTGGACGCGCCGATCGAGCAGCATGTACCCGACGCCGACGCTGGTGTCGACGAGGTCGGCGATCGCGAACCATGCACCGTCCGCTCGGCGCACGACATCGACCGCGTAGGTCGACAGCCACCGCTTCTGGTTGCGACGCTCGGCGGCACCGACCGCAGCGAGCCGATAGTCGGTGCTCCCCCACAGCATCGCCGGGTCGATCTGGCCGTCGGCGACGAGCGAGCGTTCACCGTAGAGATCGTCGAGGATTGCTTCGAGCATTCGCATGCGGCGAGCGACCGCCTCTTCGAGCCAGACGAACTCGTCGGCGCTCACCACGTACGGGATCGGATCGAGACGCCACGGTCGACTGGCGAGCGTGACGTTTCGTCCGTCGGCGCGCGCCGGCAGGTCGTGCACCACGTGGCCCGCACCCTCCGCCATCAACAGTCGGTCGATCGCCGTCTGCTGCCGAGCGAGGTGAGCGGGGTCGCCGAGGCCGAAGGCTCCCGCGGTGGCGCCCATCAACCACCGTCGATGCTGAGATACCGGTCGGTGATCGCGTCGTTGACCTTGCCGATGAGCGTCTGCACCCAGTCCATCGCCTGGTCGAGGTCAGCGCCGTCGGCGGTGGTCCCCATCGTGGCGATCAGCGCGTCACGCGCGTTGGCGACGGTGCGGCGGACCGAATCGGGGCGCGTGAGCGTGTCGAGCGAGCGGTCGATCTCGTCGAGACAGAACCTGATCGAGCGAGGAAAGCGCGAGTCGAACAGCAGGAAGCGCACGACCGACGTCGCCTCGATCGGCCCGCGGGTCGAGCGCTGGTACATCTGCAGCGCCGACAACGCGCGCAGCACACCCATCCACTGGACCTCGTCGTACTTCAGGGCGTCTTCGCGTCGCGTCATCAGCGACGCCGCACGCACCCCGACGAACCGCGACGTCATGTCGGCGCGTTCGAGGTAGCGCCCGATGCGCCACATCTGGAACGCAGCGTCGCGGGTCATCGACGAGGTCAGGATGCCGTCGAGTCGCCGGCTGTCGTTGGTGACTCGACCGAGGACGTGACTGCGGAAACGGCGATCCTCCGCTCGGTTGGCGTCTGAGTCCATGAACAGCGAGAGGTCGTTGACCGTGTGCCACGCTTCGCGCGGCAGCACCTCGCGCGTCGTGCGGAGGTTGGACCGAGCAGCAGCGACGCACGCCGCGACGCTGCCCGGCTGTTCGGGATCGCACACCAACGTACGAACCACGTCGCGTTCGGTCGCATCGCTGGCGAGCAACGACCGGTCGCCGCACACAGCGAGCAGCGGCGCCCATCGCCGATCGGTCTCGTCGGGATCGTCGATCGGCATGTCGTCGAAGAGTTCGCCGAACTGCTGCACCAGCCGAGAGGTGTCTTCGGCTCGTTCGAGATAGCGAGCCGCCCAGAACAGTCGGTCGGCGTTGCGCGAGAGCAGCACCATGTCAGGCCTCCCCGCCGTTGCTCGATTGTGACTGCGATTGCGATTGCGATTGGGATTGGGATTGGGATGATCTCGCCGACGGTGGTCTGCCCCCGGTGTCGACGATCCACGTGTCTTTGCTGCCGCCGCCTTGAGAGGAGTTGACGATCAGCGACCCTTCCTGCAGTGCGACTCGAGTGAGCCCGCCCGCGGTCACGTAACTCGACGCCCCGGTGAGGATGAAGGGGCGCAGGTCGACGTGACGCGGCTGCAACTCGCCGTCGATGAGTGTCGGCACGGTCGACAGGTTGATGATCGGCTGGGCGACCCAGTTGCGAGGATCGGCCAGGATCGCTTCGGCGCAGGCCGTCAACTCGTCTTCGGTCGCCCGGCTGCCGATCGTGATGCCGTAGCCGCCGCTCTCGTTCGCCGGCTTGGTGACGAGTTCGTCGAGGTGCGCGAGCACGTACTCGCGCTCGTCTTCGTACATGCAGCGATAGGTCGGCACGTTCGCGATCTTCGGCTCCTCGTCGAGGTAGTAGCGGATGATGTCGGGCATCCATGCGTAGACGCACTTGTCGTCGGCGACGCCGGCGCCCGGCGCGTTGGCGATGCCGACGTTGCCCGCCTTCCACGCCCGCATGAGCCCGGCGGCGCCGAGCAGGGAGTCGGGACGGAAGGCGTCGGGGTCGATGAACAGGTCGTCGATCCGTCGGTAGATCACGTGGACGCGTTCGCGCCCTTCGACGGTGTGCATGTAGACGCAGTCGTCGTCACCGACCACGAGGTCGCTGCCCTCCACCAACTCCGCACCCATCCGCTGCGCCAGGAACGAGTGCTCGAAGTAGGCGGAGTTGAAGATGCCGGGGGTGAGCACCGCCAGCGTCGGGTCGTCGACCCCGTCGGGGGCGAGCGAGGTGAGCAACTTGTTGAGTTCGTCGGTGTAGGTGTCGACGGGCCGGATGCGGTTCTGACCGAAGAGTTCGGGGAACGCCCGCTTGGTCACCGCGCGGTTCTCGATCACGTAGCTGACGCCCGACGGGACTCGCAGATTGTCTTCGAGCACGTAGAACGTGCCGTCGTCGTCGCGCACCAGGTCGGACCCGGAGATGTGCGCCCACACGCCGAACTTGGGCTTGGCCCCGACGCACTCCGGGCGGAAGTTGACCGAGTCCTCGAGCAGTTCGGCCGGAAACACGCCATCGGCGACGATGCGCTGCTCGTTGTAGATGTCGTCGATGAACATGTTGACCGCTCGCAGCCGTTGCGCCAGACCAGCTTCGACCTGCGTCCACTCGTCGCCGTCGATGATGCGCGGAACGACGTCGAACGGCCACGCACGGTCGATGTTCTCACCGTCGCTGTACACGGTGAAGGTGATGCCCATCGTGAGGATGTCGAGCTCGGTGGCGGCTTGACGGGCCTCGATCTCGTCGGGGCCGAGCTGCTCGAGGAGCGACCACAACGCCGCGGCAGAGGCTCTCGGAGTGTGATCGTCGTGCAGCAGTTCATCCACGTGTACATGCATACCTCAATCTGCGGACTCGAAACAGGCGTTCGTGGGGTCTACGGTGCAGAAATGGCCGCGAAGGATGAG contains:
- a CDS encoding circularly permuted type 2 ATP-grasp protein encodes the protein MHVHVDELLHDDHTPRASAAALWSLLEQLGPDEIEARQAATELDILTMGITFTVYSDGENIDRAWPFDVVPRIIDGDEWTQVEAGLAQRLRAVNMFIDDIYNEQRIVADGVFPAELLEDSVNFRPECVGAKPKFGVWAHISGSDLVRDDDGTFYVLEDNLRVPSGVSYVIENRAVTKRAFPELFGQNRIRPVDTYTDELNKLLTSLAPDGVDDPTLAVLTPGIFNSAYFEHSFLAQRMGAELVEGSDLVVGDDDCVYMHTVEGRERVHVIYRRIDDLFIDPDAFRPDSLLGAAGLMRAWKAGNVGIANAPGAGVADDKCVYAWMPDIIRYYLDEEPKIANVPTYRCMYEDEREYVLAHLDELVTKPANESGGYGITIGSRATEDELTACAEAILADPRNWVAQPIINLSTVPTLIDGELQPRHVDLRPFILTGASSYVTAGGLTRVALQEGSLIVNSSQGGGSKDTWIVDTGGRPPSARSSQSQSQSQSQSQSQSSNGGEA
- a CDS encoding alpha-E domain-containing protein is translated as MVLLSRNADRLFWAARYLERAEDTSRLVQQFGELFDDMPIDDPDETDRRWAPLLAVCGDRSLLASDATERDVVRTLVCDPEQPGSVAACVAAARSNLRTTREVLPREAWHTVNDLSLFMDSDANRAEDRRFRSHVLGRVTNDSRRLDGILTSSMTRDAAFQMWRIGRYLERADMTSRFVGVRAASLMTRREDALKYDEVQWMGVLRALSALQMYQRSTRGPIEATSVVRFLLFDSRFPRSIRFCLDEIDRSLDTLTRPDSVRRTVANARDALIATMGTTADGADLDQAMDWVQTLIGKVNDAITDRYLSIDGG